The following nucleotide sequence is from Bacteroidales bacterium.
ATTAATCGGTGTTCATCATTTATTCGACGGGACCAAAATCCTTTGTATTTGTATTTCAAAGGTTCGGGTTTCCCAACGCCAGAATAGGGATGTCTGGCGATATCCTTAAGTAGTCTGTTTATCCTTTTGAGTATATTCTTGTCAGTTTTTTGCCAATACAAGTAGTCTTCCCAGGACTCATCTACAAATATATATTTCATGAGTCAAGCAAGTCTTTTTCAAATGACGAGCCTCGATTTAA
It contains:
- a CDS encoding Txe/YoeB family addiction module toxin, giving the protein MKYIFVDESWEDYLYWQKTDKNILKRINRLLKDIARHPYSGVGKPEPLKYKYKGFWSRRINDEHRLIYKYREGEILIAKCRFH